In Paenibacillus sonchi, a single genomic region encodes these proteins:
- a CDS encoding carbohydrate ABC transporter permease, whose protein sequence is MAKRRAAFYLMTIPALLLFFAFHTFPALQGIYYAFTNWDGYSDSFDYVGFKNFINIFKDENVLNSYLFTFKYAIATTVLINIISLLIALGLNAKIKAKNFFRGVYFLPNILSVLIVGFIFNYLFSNVFPVWGEKLGSDFLSQNILGNSDWAWIGIVIVAVWQGIAYNTILYLAGLQTIPHDLYEASNLDGASRWREFWSITFPLLASFFTINMVLAMKGGLMVFDQIIALTGGGPGRSTQSIALLIYTGGFQGGEFAYQSANAVIYFIVIVVISALQLKFLQKREMDL, encoded by the coding sequence ATGGCCAAACGGCGAGCCGCTTTTTACCTGATGACTATACCAGCACTGCTGCTGTTCTTCGCCTTTCATACGTTTCCGGCGCTGCAGGGCATTTATTATGCGTTCACGAACTGGGATGGTTACAGCGACAGCTTTGATTATGTGGGGTTCAAGAATTTCATTAATATTTTCAAAGACGAGAATGTGCTGAACTCTTATCTTTTCACCTTTAAATACGCCATCGCTACAACTGTTCTCATCAATATCATCAGCCTGCTGATCGCACTGGGACTGAATGCCAAGATAAAAGCCAAAAACTTTTTCCGAGGCGTATATTTCCTTCCCAATATCCTCAGCGTGCTGATTGTCGGCTTTATCTTCAACTACCTGTTCTCCAATGTATTTCCGGTGTGGGGCGAGAAGCTGGGAAGTGATTTTCTCTCGCAGAACATCCTCGGCAACTCCGATTGGGCCTGGATCGGGATCGTCATTGTTGCGGTCTGGCAGGGCATCGCTTATAACACCATTCTGTATCTGGCCGGCTTGCAGACGATTCCCCACGATCTTTATGAAGCTTCCAATCTGGACGGCGCCAGCCGCTGGCGGGAATTCTGGAGCATTACCTTTCCGCTGCTTGCTTCCTTTTTCACGATCAATATGGTGCTGGCGATGAAAGGCGGATTGATGGTTTTCGACCAGATCATCGCCCTGACCGGCGGAGGTCCCGGCCGTTCTACGCAATCCATCGCCCTATTGATTTACACCGGCGGCTTCCAGGGCGGAGAATTCGCATACCAGTCGGCGAACGCCGTGATTTATTTTATCGTCATCGTCGTCATCTCCGCCCTTCAGCTTAAATTCCTGCAGAAACGGGAGATGGACCTATGA
- a CDS encoding LacI family DNA-binding transcriptional regulator translates to MNPTIKDVAQKANVSIATVSRVLNNLTGYSDKTKQKVNQAIKELGYQPNAIARGLINKRTQTIGVMFPKVSSAFSSDLLHGIDEFAHDSNYSVVVCNTDNDGKRTMKYLQLLREKQVDGIIFSSEVLSKEYYEVLESMKIPVVLVSSQTDFAKVPYVKVDDYQAVYDAIQYLISKGHRKIAMISGTKGDPIAGTPRVQGYRKALEANGIAFDSSRLVYGDFSFESGSRAMEALLRKAGEVTAVFAASDEMAIGALSAALKHGLNVPEDISIMGYDDLKPAQMVTPPLTTVRQPLYEMGKIASEKLIRMIETGEIAANRIMAHSIVERQTVRTLA, encoded by the coding sequence ATGAATCCTACGATCAAAGATGTCGCCCAGAAAGCAAATGTATCCATTGCCACCGTGTCCCGTGTGCTGAATAACCTGACCGGCTATTCGGACAAAACGAAGCAGAAGGTGAATCAGGCGATCAAAGAGCTTGGGTACCAGCCCAATGCTATCGCCCGCGGTCTCATCAACAAGCGGACACAGACTATCGGTGTGATGTTTCCCAAAGTTTCCAGCGCCTTCTCTTCCGATCTGCTCCACGGGATTGACGAATTCGCCCATGACAGCAATTACAGTGTAGTCGTCTGCAACACAGATAATGACGGCAAGCGGACAATGAAGTATTTGCAGCTGCTGCGCGAAAAACAGGTAGACGGCATTATTTTTTCCAGTGAGGTGCTGAGTAAAGAGTACTATGAGGTGCTGGAGAGCATGAAGATACCGGTTGTTCTTGTCTCCTCGCAGACAGATTTTGCCAAGGTGCCCTATGTGAAGGTTGATGATTACCAGGCGGTCTATGACGCGATCCAATATCTGATCTCCAAAGGCCACCGTAAAATCGCCATGATCAGCGGAACCAAAGGCGATCCCATCGCCGGGACTCCCAGAGTACAGGGCTACCGCAAAGCCCTCGAAGCGAACGGAATTGCTTTTGACAGCAGCCGACTTGTGTATGGAGACTTTTCATTCGAGAGCGGCAGCAGGGCAATGGAAGCCTTATTGCGCAAAGCGGGAGAGGTTACCGCCGTCTTTGCAGCTAGTGATGAGATGGCCATTGGTGCACTCTCCGCAGCCCTGAAACACGGTCTGAACGTTCCCGAGGATATCTCGATCATGGGATATGATGATCTCAAACCGGCACAGATGGTTACGCCTCCGCTAACGACGGTCCGGCAGCCGCTGTACGAAATGGGAAAGATCGCCTCCGAGAAGCTGATCCGGATGATTGAAACCGGGGAAATTGCCGCAAACAGGATCATGGCTCATTCGATTGTGGAAAGACAAACGGTGAGAACACTTGCCTAA
- a CDS encoding ABC transporter substrate-binding protein has product MKKTMKPVTVSLLAMSLLSACGNNSGSNAATDDGGNAASGEKVKIEFFQNKTEAKATFDKLVAQFNAANPDIVVSQINPPDAETVLKTRAAKQDLPDVIGLGATDTYKTLSASGLFEDFTGDTLVSSIQPAYVKMLNDLTGSSELNGIPFSANASGVIYNKAMFKEAGVAVPTTWDEFIAAAQKFKDSGKYAFYLTLKDSWTSLTPFNSLEPSILGTDFFKKRTEGSVTFSDSFREIAEKQLKLTEFAQKDIFGKGYNDGNTAFAKGESAMYLQGVWAIPEIMKANPSLELGVFPFPATNDPAKNKVISGVDTLLTISKESKHKEEAKKFVEFLLQPENVTTYITEQKAFPAVKGVTQNDPAMDGFKEAFTSGNLADFADHYIPGAMKVDTIIQSFLNKKDIDAYLKQLDTEWDKVANRK; this is encoded by the coding sequence ATGAAAAAAACAATGAAACCCGTAACAGTAAGCCTGCTGGCTATGTCACTGCTCAGCGCCTGCGGCAATAATAGCGGGAGCAACGCTGCTACCGATGATGGTGGGAACGCCGCTTCCGGTGAGAAGGTCAAGATTGAGTTCTTCCAGAACAAGACGGAAGCCAAAGCCACCTTCGACAAGCTGGTCGCCCAATTCAACGCCGCGAACCCGGACATCGTTGTCTCGCAGATCAACCCGCCGGATGCTGAAACGGTGCTGAAGACCCGCGCCGCTAAACAGGACCTTCCTGATGTTATCGGCCTTGGTGCCACCGACACTTACAAGACCCTCTCCGCCAGCGGACTGTTCGAGGACTTCACTGGTGATACGCTGGTTTCCTCTATCCAGCCCGCCTATGTCAAAATGCTGAATGACCTGACGGGTTCAAGCGAACTGAACGGCATTCCGTTCTCTGCCAATGCCAGCGGTGTCATCTATAACAAAGCGATGTTCAAGGAGGCCGGCGTAGCCGTGCCAACAACTTGGGATGAATTCATCGCTGCAGCCCAGAAGTTCAAAGACAGCGGCAAGTATGCCTTCTACCTGACGCTGAAGGATTCCTGGACCTCACTCACCCCCTTCAACTCTCTGGAGCCAAGCATTCTCGGCACTGATTTCTTCAAGAAGCGCACCGAAGGCAGCGTGACCTTCAGTGACAGCTTCCGGGAAATCGCCGAGAAGCAGCTGAAGCTGACGGAATTTGCCCAGAAGGACATTTTCGGCAAGGGCTACAATGACGGCAATACGGCATTCGCCAAGGGTGAATCCGCGATGTATCTGCAGGGTGTATGGGCGATCCCCGAAATCATGAAGGCCAATCCATCTCTTGAGCTGGGCGTGTTCCCTTTCCCGGCCACCAATGATCCCGCAAAAAACAAGGTCATTTCCGGTGTGGATACCCTGCTGACGATCTCCAAGGAAAGCAAGCATAAGGAAGAAGCGAAGAAATTCGTCGAATTCCTCCTTCAGCCGGAGAACGTAACGACCTACATCACCGAGCAAAAAGCATTCCCGGCGGTGAAAGGCGTAACTCAGAATGACCCTGCCATGGACGGCTTCAAGGAAGCATTCACCTCCGGCAACCTGGCCGATTTTGCCGACCATTACATCCCTGGGGCGATGAAGGTCGATACGATTATTCAAAGCTTCCTGAACAAAAAAGACATCGACGCCTACCTGAAGCAGCTCGATACAGAATGGGATAAGGTAGCTAACCGGAAATAG
- a CDS encoding carbohydrate ABC transporter permease, producing MIKKTTNWPVTVIIALCSLLILFPLYMTIAIALKNPEEMARSIFSLPTGLHFENFANAIKATNFFNALGNSATITVTAVVFILLTNSMVAYAIARNMNKRFFKTLYFYFISAMFIPFQIIMLPVVKVTTDLHMNNIPGLIILYIVYGLAFNVFVYVGYIRSIPYELEEAATVDGASTWGTFWRIIFPLLAPVNATIGILSCLSTWNDFMLPLILLGNQDSYTLPLVQYVFQGQFSTDFNLAFASYLLALSPMLIIYLFAQKWIIGGLTQGSIK from the coding sequence ATGATCAAAAAAACAACGAATTGGCCGGTTACGGTAATTATCGCGCTGTGCTCCCTGCTCATCCTCTTTCCGCTGTACATGACGATCGCCATAGCACTCAAAAACCCCGAGGAAATGGCCCGCTCCATTTTCTCCCTGCCCACCGGACTGCATTTCGAGAATTTCGCGAACGCCATCAAGGCGACGAATTTCTTCAACGCCCTGGGCAACAGTGCCACAATTACTGTAACAGCGGTTGTATTTATTCTGCTCACGAATTCTATGGTCGCCTACGCCATTGCCCGGAATATGAACAAGCGCTTCTTCAAAACGCTCTACTTCTATTTCATCAGCGCCATGTTCATTCCGTTCCAGATCATTATGCTGCCGGTGGTCAAAGTCACTACCGACCTGCATATGAACAATATTCCCGGGCTGATTATTTTGTACATCGTATATGGCCTTGCTTTTAATGTCTTTGTGTATGTCGGTTATATCCGCTCCATTCCGTATGAGCTGGAGGAAGCAGCGACAGTTGACGGGGCCTCGACCTGGGGCACCTTCTGGCGGATTATTTTCCCGCTGCTGGCTCCTGTCAATGCGACCATCGGCATCTTGTCCTGCCTGTCCACCTGGAATGACTTCATGCTGCCGCTGATTCTCTTGGGCAACCAGGATTCCTATACGCTGCCGCTTGTGCAGTACGTCTTCCAGGGCCAATTCAGCACCGACTTCAACCTGGCTTTCGCCTCGTATCTGCTGGCTTTGTCCCCGATGCTGATTATTTATTTGTTCGCACAGAAATGGATTATCGGCGGCCTTACCCAAGGCTCCATTAAGTAA